From Podospora bellae-mahoneyi strain CBS 112042 chromosome 3, whole genome shotgun sequence, the proteins below share one genomic window:
- the BOS1 gene encoding Protein transport protein bos1 (COG:U; EggNog:ENOG503NWAT), with product MNTTFNSALKQSTSLRKDLSSLSSPDSNITPAILGSVSASLAALSRTIDEYNTLAKQELNKAKQEKAFERIKDFKQEISSYRALLDRLNKDREEREYVNHRGELLGRRPFAAQTPENPYTGATVSGVQTTSGYGHARTNSTVESGGGMGIGSGDVMRESHALREQAFFQHTNSALDDYIARGQAVLGDLGQQREILKNTQRKLYSVGNTLGISGDTIRMVERRAKQDKWIFWGGVMGFFLFCWLVLHYLS from the exons ATG AACACAACCTTCAATAGCGCCCTCAAACAATCCACGTCCCTCCGAAAAGatctctcctccctctcttcccccgACTCCAACATTacccccgccatcctcggcTCCGTCAGCGCCAGCCTCGCGGCCCTCTCCCGAACGATAGACGAGTACAATACACTCGCCAAGCAGGagctcaacaaggccaagcaAGAGAAGGCCTTTGAACGCATCAAGGACTTCAAGCAGGAAATCTCGTCGTACCGTGCCCTACTCGACCGACTTAATAAGGACAGAGAAGAGCGGGAGTATGTGAACCACAGGGGGGAGCTGCTAGGGAGGAGGCCCTTTGCCGCGCAAACCCCCGAGAACCCATATACTGGCGCTACAGTGTCAGGTGTGCAGACTACTTCGGGGTATGGGCATGCGAGGACGAACAGCACGGTCGAGTCTGgcggtgggatggggatagGGAGCGGTGATGTTATGCGGGAGTCGCATGCGCTGAGGGAGCAGGCGTTTTTCCAGCACACGAACTCGGCGTTAGATGATTACATTGCTAGGGGCCAGGCTGTGTTGGGCGATCTGGGCCAGCAGAGGGAGATACTCAAAAACACGCAGCGGAAGCTGTATAGTGTTGGAAACACGCTCGGGATATCGGGGGATACCATTAGGATGGTAGAACGGAGGGCGAAGCAGGATAAGTGGATTTTCTGGGGAGGTGTCAtgggcttttttttgttttgctggtTAGTGTTGCATTACCTGTCATAG
- the THI80 gene encoding thiamine pyrophosphokinase (COG:H; EggNog:ENOG503P2EK): MAACIPQQKNASPIIEWNPTDIFRPPSSNAPPDYALLILNQPIHNHVGMIKRLWNNAIFHIAADGAANCLHDAAGIHSDPSFDDLDVIIGDLDSISQEARTYYETPPRRTNVIYYRDDYSTDFAKAVEHTRAKYRPSLKGKDIVVVGSLGGRVDHGISQLHHLYLFQRDPDYNEGKMYFFSGESLTFMLKAGRKHVIRVRDGPAGEKDVFAKWVGILPMKEPSYITTKGLEWDVTDWPTEFGGQMSTSNHILPETQVIEVEATRDVLFTMSLREI, encoded by the exons ATGGCTGCATGCATTCCCCAGCAAAAGAATGCTTCGCCCATCATCGAATGGAACCCTACAGATATCTTCCGCCCTCCATCCAGTAACGCACCTCCCGACTAcgcccttctcatcctcaaccagccCATCCACAATCATGTTGGCATGATCAAGAGACTATGGAATAATG CCATCTTTCATATAGCCGCCGACGGTGCCGCCAACTGCCTCCACGATGCGGCCGGCATTCATTCCGACCCCTCCTTTGACGACCTCGACGTTATCATCGGTGACCTGGATTCCATCAGCCAAGAGGCGCGCACCTACTACGAGACCCCTCCAAGACGCACCAACGTGATATACTACCGCGATGACTACTCGACCGATTTCGCCAAAGCAGTTGAGCACACCCGCGCGAAATATCGTCCCTCTCTCAAGGGGAAGgacatcgtcgtcgttggcAGCCTCGGGGGCAGAGTTGACCACGGCATATCCCAGCTTCACCACTTATATCTGTTTCAGCGGGACCCCGACTATAACGAAGGCAAGATGTACTTCTTCAGCGGCGAGTCTTTGACCTTCATGCTCAAAGCAGGCAGAAAGCACGTCATCCGGGTGAGAGACGGTCCGGCAGGGGAGAAGGACGTGTTCGCAAAGTGGGTAGGCATTCTGCCTATGAAAGAGCCGAGCTACATCACGACCAAGGGCCTGGAATGGGACGTAACGGATTGGCCGACGGAATTTGGGGGGCAGATGagcaccagcaaccacaTCCTGCCCGAGACCCAAGTCATCGAGGTAGAAGCAACTAGGGATGTGCTATTTACTATGTCGCTAAGGGAAATCTAG
- a CDS encoding hypothetical protein (EggNog:ENOG503NZ1R), with protein MLSGGIPTRLFGGALLKWTPDRRLDNRSFTMVETMIIYKPSIVLTAVLCADLAGAQDYVGPNFERCQKRVTSILEGKEEWNGINNVTVEQYIYRGAVRGMNSEYEQTSRDKFITITTEGCKVLCESPVDFYWHSDITTTLSIISNWILPIMALLSALPYDSLHRRTAGAPWWQTRIMGTLRALLNWLGSPETALTNTLFNIHQMHECLAETKSSGQGISGNNNLRSLKMDAYYVLSCIGQFNMPDVGSDEFLEPLVYALFRGFVHLDAGEAAAHAQSTTYPPAGTTPDQRERSEQAKVWTRELLQEMAFQLRMLRRRGIYPSLVNVFLFCVAYAMAVVLAFSDVGERTTAHALALGILVSWLPLLVLFSILDRNPMSADRSRKLMSRWLWNADAIRRWEKVSGIPASQNPPPVMPAGGPPASPDWWTWNKEENLRALQLPPGHTPLFGPFQQPVRFDPFIGEFVGQGRQMGYHGLAFSVVHSVYDSHGTDRRMRSIQEIVEHTRVRLGGPRPWAWWRMAFISLTIVWLFAGMAFMISYNTPTVGFACRSGSYTVYGLLTFGSWFLSLLPCYKHPDNWMRAVAHAFNGLALLTLLLIIFASFSGIFNNCICKGGLAGYLDFESAEFYRNPNHFNVYKWWMAGAIVGALPITFSLLRAAWLLIRLKPLWQASEQHNPHVRNPGVDMIWLV; from the exons ATGTTATCAGGAGGAATCCCG ACCCGACTTTTCGGTGGCGCTCTCCTCAAATGGACGCCTGACAGGCGACTTGACAACCGTTCATTCACCATGGTTG AGACCATGATCATCTATAAACCATCAATCGTTTTGACCGCAGTGCTCTGCGCCGACCTTGCCGGAGCTCAGGACTATGTCGGCCCAAACTTCGAAAGATGTCAAAAACGAGTTACCAGCATCTtggagggaaaggaggaaTGGAACGGCATCAACAACGTGACCGTAGAGCAGTACATATACCGTGGTGCCGTTCGGGGGATGAACTCCGAGTATGAGCAAACTTCCAGAGATAagttcatcaccatcaccaccgaggGTTGCAAGGTGCTCTGTGAGAGCCCTGTCGACTTTTATTGGCACTCGGATATCACGACCACCCTCAGCATTATTTCCAACTGGATATTGCCTATCATGGCCTTGCTTTCCGCTCTTCCATACGATTCCTTGCACCGCAGGACGGCCGGGGCACCGTGGTGGCAGACCAGGATCATGGGGACCCTTCGCGCCCTGCTTAACTGGCTCGGGTCTCCCGAGACAGCCCTTACAAACACATTATTCAACATCCATCAGATGCACGAATGTTTAGCTGAAACCAAGTCATCAGGCCAAGGCATTtcaggcaacaacaacctgcgGTCACTCAAGATGGATGCCTACTACGTGCTCAGCTGCATAGGCCAGTTCAACATGCCCGATGTAGGCAGTGACGAGTTTTTGGAGCCCCTCGTCTACGCCTTATTTAGGGGCTTTGTACACTTGGATGCTGGAGAGGCAGCCGCTCATGCCCAATCCACGACGTACCCGCCAGCCGGCACTACACCAGATCAAAGGGAACGGTCGGAGCAAGCGAAGGTGTGGACGAGAGAACTTCTTCAAGAAATGGCGTTTCAACTCCGGATGCTCCGTCGTCGAGGAATCTACCCATCGCTTGTCAATGTGTTCCTCTTCTGCGTCGCCTACGCCATGGCCGTCGTCCTGGCTTTTAGCGACGTTGGCGAAAGAACCACAGCTCACGCTTTGGCTCTAGGTATCCTAGTCAGCTGGCTGCCGCTGCTTGTCTTATTTTCCATTCTGGACCGGAATCCCATGTCGGCCGATCGGAGCAGGAAGTTGATGTCTCGATGGCTGTGGAACGCCGACGCAATCCGTCGGTGGGAGAAAGTTTCGGGAATCCCTGCTTCCCAGAATCCGCCGCCAGTCATGCCGGCGGGAGGTCCGCCTGCGTCACCGGACTGGTGGACATGGAACAAGGAAGAGAATTTGCGCGCGTTGCAGCTACCGCCCGGTCACACGCCTCTATTTGGTCCCTTTCAGCAGCCTGTAAGATTCGACCCCTTCATTGGAGAGTTTGTCGGCCAAGGAAGACAAATGGGCTACCATGGTCTGGCTTTTTCTGTTGTGCACAGTGTCTATGACAGCCACGGAACCGATCGACGGATGAGGTCCATTCAGGAAATCGTGGAACATACGCGTGTCAGGCTCGGTGGACCGCGGCCCTGggcgtggtggaggatggcaTTCATTTCATTGACGATAGTTTGGCTCTTTGCTGGAATGGCATTTATGATCTCATACAACACTCCTACTGTCGGCTTCGCTTGTCGGTCTGGGTCATACACAGTGTACGGCCTTCTTACCTTCGGTTCCTGGTTCTTGTCATTGCTGCCATGCTACAAACACCCTGATAATTGGATGAGAGCCGTGGCCCATGCCTTCAACGGACTGGCGCTTCTCACTCTCTTACTCATCATCTTTGCCTCCTTCAGCGGTATTTTCAACAACTGCATATGCAAGGGAGGGCTGGCTGGATACTTGGACTTTGAGAGTGCAGAGTTCTACCGGAACCCAAACCATTTCAACGTCTATAAATGGTGGATGGCCGGTGCTATTGTGGGCGCTTTGCCCATAACCTTCAGCTTGCTTAGGGCAGCTTGGTTGTTGATTCGACTGAAGCCTCTGTGGCAGGCTTCGGAGCAACACAACCCACATGTGCGCAACCCCGGAGTTGATATGATCTGGTTGGTTTAG
- a CDS encoding hypothetical protein (MEROPS:MER0011907; EggNog:ENOG503NW8Y; COG:S), with the protein MAPCKHANLLLDVSPNATQAGFARPPAAKRRAAASLASRIEQDTADEEEAQNLAGTFPGPLVLPDDLLSVYPKDPDSGQTVKVWQRSKHRNRLNAGTPNTIHVAAPPSYSPKMKHMREWIVPLTATEGEEDVSPPKPKDLIDYLSAYYHPLPVTRTPNLTWVPWEDDDGPPNATKDENRYIGLKQGQNITRIRTRPCPDGAYERQLNLGDILDGLLHMVKEIHPRYALVMMLHHDLYEDETDDFCCGRAYGGSRVSVVTSSRYHPGLDWYQEIERAHMWPASHCGNFVRRKCGIRSGAGVKRRKVMMVEGDGVGEGKAGGTPMRAAVDAYVAAPAPEKDLAGLWFGRTALTASHELGHCFCLGHCNYYACAMQGTAGIVEDVRQPPYLCPVCLEKVISGFLEVKEYANIGRERLILQRYKKLHEFCTGKTRAGVKMFAGYGAWLGKRIEALKAEEEGGEAVVAIDLTNDSE; encoded by the coding sequence ATGGCCCCGTGCAAACATGCAAACCTGTTGCTCGATGTATCGCCAAACGCCACCCAGGCTGGATTCGCGCGCCCACCGGCCGCCAAgagaagagcagcagcatcccTTGCCAGCCGCATAGAACAAGACACggctgatgaagaagaagcccaaaATCTCGCTGGCACCTTTCCAGGTCCCTTGGTCCTCCCAGATGACCTACTGTCCGTCTACCCCAAAGATCCCGACTCTGGGCAGACAGTCAAGGTCTGGCAAAGGTCCAAACACCGCAACCGCCTCAACGCcggcacccccaacaccatccatgTTGCTGCACCACCCTCCTACTCCCCCAAGATGAAGCACATGAGGGAGTGGATCGTCCCCCTCACCGCCAccgagggggaagaagacgtCAGCCCCCCGAAACCAAAAGACCTAATCGATTACCTCTCCGCCTActaccaccctctccccgtGACCCGAACCCCCAATCTCACCTGGGTCCCTTgggaagatgacgatggcCCACCAAACGCTACAAAGGACGAAAATAGGTACATCGGCCTCAAGCAAGGCCAGAACATCACCCGGATCCGCACCCGCCCTTGTCCCGACGGCGCCTACGAGCGGCAGCTGAACCTGGGCGACATTTTGGACGGGCTGCTGCACATGGTCAAGGAGATCCACCCCCGGTACGCGCTTGTGATGATGCTTCATCACGATCTGTACGAGGACGAGACGGACGATTTCTGCTGCGGGAGGGCGTACGGCGGGAGCAGGGTTTCGGTTGTGACGTCGAGTAGGTATCATCCTGGGCTGGACTGGTACCAGGAGATTGAACGGGCGCACATGTGGCCTGCGAGTCACTGTGGGAATTttgtgaggaggaagtgTGGGATACGGTCTGGAgcgggggtgaagaggaggaaggtgatgatggttgagggggacggtgttggggagggcAAGGCGGGGGGGACGCCCATGAGGGCGGCCGTGGATGCGTATGTTGCTGCGCCGGCGCCCGAGAAGGACttggcggggttgtggtttgggaggaCGGCGCTGACGGCTTCGCACGAGCTGGGgcattgtttttgtttggggCATTGCAATTATTATGCTTGCGCCATGCAGGGGACAGCGGGGATCGTGGAGGATGTGAGGCAGCCGCCGTATTTGTGTCCGGTTTGTTTGGAGAAGGTGATTTCAGGGTTcttggaggtgaaggagtATGCAAACattgggagggagaggttgataCTACAGAGGTATAAGAAGCTGCATGAGTTTTGCACCGGCAAGACAAGGGCGGGGGTCAAGATGTTTGCGGGTTATGGAGCCTGGTTGGGTAAGAGGATCGAGGCGCTCaaagccgaggaggaggggggcgaggcAGTTGTAGCCATTGATCTAACAAATGATAGCGAGTAA
- a CDS encoding hypothetical protein (EggNog:ENOG503NZJ7; COG:Q) gives MKGNVGSNMYRASRGEGNELPKLGVLRSNRPCLVNLIKLEPANNLNASLRSKPQHARLGHLDNLLGVSPVIHVLPLDRQALPYNHGIRYRETLWEHAHKRGPPIVPQGLEAAAHMGASCCSSRTDIKNLHISPHDNDLPGPHRDSNLYRSTAKLARSRRNNHPLPRPQPDTLPPPQHNKLHRQLQQILDTVTQPTIPLWLTKPLLIQRLDVLQRCKDILGIRAILPVLLDPLPAGGHSAVKRAPNSLDLVRVVPRPEKGLDHDELADGEGGGVRAGLDYAADGVPPAEDHVGGKGETYFSRVDVVDLLGNLGGEDAD, from the exons ATGAAGGGAAACGTGGGAAGCAACATGTACCGGGCATCAAGGGGTGAGGGCAATGAGCTTCCCAAACTGGGTGTTCTTCGAAGCAACCGCCCATGCCTCGTCAATCTCATCAAACTTGAACctgccaacaacctcaacgccaGTCTCCGGTCCAAGCCTCAGCACGCCAGACTCGGCCATCTTGACAATCTGTTGGGCGTCAGCCCTGTCATACATGTATTGCCCCTTGACCGTCAAGCTCTTCCATACAATCATGGCATACGTTACCGAGAGACCCTCTGGGAGCACGCCCATAAGCGAGGCCCTCCCATAGTTCCTCAAGGCCTTGAAGCAGCTGCCCACATGGGTGCTTCCTGTTGCAGCAGCCGGACTGATATCAAG AATCTCCATATTTCTCCCCATGACAATGACCTGCCCGGCCCCCATCGCGACAGCAACCTCTACCGCAGCACCGCCAAACTGGCCCGTAGCCGGCGCAAcaatcaccctctcccccgcccgCAGCCCGAtacccttccacccccccagCACAACAAGCTGCACAGGCAGCTGCAACAGATTCTCGACACTGtaacccaacccaccatccccctttGGCTTACAAAgcctctcctcatccaacgGCTCGACGTTCTCCAACGGTGCAAGGATATACTCGGCATAAGAGCCATTCTTCCAGTTCTTCTCGATCCACTCCCTGCTGGCGGGCACTCCGCCGTCAAAAGAGCCCCAAACAGCTTGGATCTCGTCCGGGTTGTCCCTCGCCCGGAGAAAGGACTGGATCATGACGAGCTTGccgacggggagggaggtggtgtccGGGCCGGGCTGGACTACGCGGCCGATGGCGTACCCCCCGCCGAGGATCATGTCGGGGGGAAGGGTGAAACCTACTTTTCCAGAGTAGATGTCGTAGACCTTTTGGGAAAcctgggcggcgaggacgcGGATTAG
- a CDS encoding hypothetical protein (EggNog:ENOG503NW01; COG:S), whose product MMGYKRKVLETVVASKVRQVSLTNKQESKHIRQDFVTHTYKQNHNTKMSLPTHMRALHLPTISPDPQITLRTVPVPTVVPGSVLIRVLAAQVSQKVYDIYSGKVGFTLPPDMILGGGYAIGRVVQPGPDTTSLPVGKLVMIQSFLRARDNPDEIQAVWGSFDGGVPASREWIEKNWKNGSYAEYILAPLENVEPLDEERLCKPKGDGGLGYSVENLLQLPVQLVVLGGWKGIGLRAGERVIVAPATGQFGGAAVEVAVAMGAGQVIVMGRNMEILKRIQGLYPRGKIQIVPMSGDEDGDVQKLTSWGPVDAYLDISPAAATGSTHVGSCFKALRNYGRASLMGVLPEGLSVTYAMIVWKSLTVKGQYMYDRADAQQIVKMAESGVLRLGPETGVEVVGRFKFDEIDEAWAVASKNTQFGKLIALTP is encoded by the coding sequence ATGATGGGGTATAAAAGGAAGGTCCTCGAAACTGTTGTTGCGAGCAAGGTACGCCAGGTATCtctcaccaacaaacaagAGTCTAAACACATCAGACAAGACTTTGTCACTCATACGTacaaacaaaaccacaacaccaaaatgtccctcccaacccacatgcgcgccctccacctccccaccatctcccccgaTCCTCAAATCACCCTCCGcaccgtccccgtccccaccGTGGTCCCCGGCTCCGTCCTAATCCgcgtcctcgccgcccaggTTTCCCAAAAGGTCTACGACATCTACTCTGGAAAAGTAGGTTTCACCCTTCCCCCCGACATGATCCTCGGCGGGGGGTACGCCATCGGCCGCGTAGTCCAGCCCGGCCCggacaccacctccctccccgtcggCAAGCTCGTCATGATCCAGTCCTTTCTCCGGGCGAGGGACAACCCGGACGAGATCCAAGCTGTTTGGGGCTCTTTTGACGGCGGAGTGCCCGCCAGCAGGGAGTGGATCGAGAAGAACTGGAAGAATGGCTCTTATGCCGAGTATATCCTTGCACCGTTGGAGAACGTCGAGCcgttggatgaggagaggcTTTGTAAGCCaaagggggatggtgggttgggttaCAGTGTCGAGAATCTGTTGCAGCTGCCTGTGCAGCTTGTTGTGctgggggggtggaagggtaTCGGGCTGcgggcgggggagagggtgattgTTGCGCCGGCTACGGGCCAGTTTGGCGGTGCTGCGGTAGAGGTTGCTGTCGCGATGGGGGCCGGGCAGGTCATTGTCATGGGGAGAAATATGGAGATTCTGAAACGGATTCAGGGGTTGTATCCCAGGGGGAAGATCCAGATTGTACCCATGTCTGGGGATGAAGACGGGGATGTGCAGAAGCTGACAAGCTGGGGGCCGGTGGATGCATACCTTGATATCAGTCCGGCTGCTGCAACAGGAAGCACCCATGTGGGCAGCTGCTTCAAGGCCTTGAGGAACTATGGGAGGGCCTCGCTTATGGGCGTGCTCCCAGAGGGTCTCTCGGTAACGTATGCCATGATTGTATGGAAGAGCTTGACGGTCAAGGGGCAATACATGTATGACAGGGCTGACGCCCAACAGATTGTCAAGATGGCCGAGTCTGGCGTGCTGAGGCTTGGACCGGAGACtggcgttgaggttgttggcagGTTCAAGTTTGATGAGATTGACGAGGCATGGGCGGTTGCTTCGAAGAACACCCAGTTTGGGAAGCTCATTGCCCTCACCCCTTGA
- a CDS encoding hypothetical protein (EggNog:ENOG503P0TJ; COG:S), translating into MSSTTMASVKSSGIVKAKSGSKVDTSFRKRKSHTKSRSGCVNCKLRHIKCDESKPICNNCTSFRVSCTYDRTLKSSEALALQPWSEQVFPLLNARETHLIYASLASLSLNRQVLTMLNDHIRESDPQAVKNGFLFKDQHLRYLNQFHEKTILSLKMNHKLDLYRRESVRLAIREPFLLHLVLAVTLMHERLAASPLTTEPPSIQELYHHATGSSQLNQLLSSHPSQLSRVQKDAMFMGTILLACTSFAQLDASLPLASHWPFVSSPHDLDWLKICSGKRVIQKLADTHAADSALRDISYEFVLSGPAARVELLPEEDAIARLPEPLRRLLRLDHAGVSAKTNAYYDAGVVVGRVLPLEISEDNLLVSLVLVSFLPVRFREMLEEKDAKALLLFAWYHAKIGQFGRWWVWRRAVTEGRAILAYLERYYGGTVGGDEELLGYPKKWCGMEVMVNEGMT; encoded by the exons ATGTCGAGCACCACCATGGCGTCTGTAAAGAGCAGTGGCATCGTAAAAGCAAAGTCTGGATCGAAAGTAGACACCAGCTTCCGTAAACGTAAAAGCCATACCAAATCCCGTAGCGGGTGCGTCAACTGCAAACTCCGCCACATCAAG TGTGACGAATCAAAGCCGATATGCAACAACTGCACCAGCTTCCGTGTATCGTGCACATATGACCGCACCCTCAAGTCATCCGAGGCACTCGCTCTTCAGCCATGGTCAGAGCAGGTGTTTCCGTTGCTCAACGCCAGAGAGACTCATCTAATATATGCATCTCTCGCCAGCTTGTCGCTGAACCGTCAGGTGTTGACCATGCTCAACGACCACATTCGGGAATCCGATCCGCAGGCTGTGAAGAATGGCTTTCTGTTCAAGGATCAGCATTTGAGATATCTGAATCAGTTCCATGAGAAGACCATCTTGTCGCTCAAGATGAACCACAAACTGGATCTGTACCGCAGGGAGAGTGTCAGATTGGCCATTCGG gaacccttcctcctccacctcgtcctcgccgtAACCCTCATGCACGAACgcctcgccgcctcccccctcaccaccgagcCCCCTTCCATCCAAGAGCTCTACCACCACGCCACCGGCTCCTCCCAGCTCAACCAGCTTCTATCcagccacccctcccaactcAGCCGCGTGCAAAAAGACGCCATGTTCATGggcaccatcctcctcgcatGCACCTCCTTCGCCCAGCTCGAcgcttccctccccctaGCCTCCCACTGGCCTTTCGTTTCCTCCCCTCACGACCTCGACTGGCTCAAGATTTGCTCGGGAAAGCGCGTCATCCAAAAGCTAGCCGATACTCACGCTGCTGATTCCGCGCTGAGGGATATCTCCTACGAGTTTGTCCTTTCCGGTCCCGCCGCGAGGGTAGAACTCCTTCCCGAGGAAGACGCGATTGCCCGGCTCCCGGAGCcgttgaggaggctgttgaggttggatCACGCGGGTGTGTCGGCCAAGACGAACGCGTATTATGAcgctggggtggtggtggggagggttcTGCCGTTGGAGATAAGCGAGGATAACCTGCTTGTGTCTTTGGTGCTGGTAAGTTTTCTGCCGGTCAGGTTCAGGGAGATGCTGGAGGAAAAGGACGCAAAGGCGCTGCTGTTGTTTGCGTGGTATCATGCCAAGATTGGGCAgtttgggaggtggtgggtttggaggagggcggtgacTGAGGGGAGGGCTATTTTGGCTTATTTGGAGAGGTACTATGGGGGAACGGTgggtggggatgaggaaCTGTTGGGGTATCCGAAGAAGTGGTGTgggatggaggtgatggtgaatgaGGGGATGACTTGA
- a CDS encoding hypothetical protein (EggNog:ENOG503PUH0) yields MSFAPPPYLPPPPKDNPPTISHGALPTEEPPAYSQLESTTLDPNDPMPPATFSVHGRFIYASPSPSTPPSSDPSYQTDYPILTPTHGSRTVDFQRVQYRYRASNATGRPVISHRGKDLYTLSHHLPILGMPFQAMAVPKSRKTLGEVHIAKSPAFHTGYRANRVLPDHEVARLERKGEKVPREYHFQIKEGGAERWVWKDSNGRAVAFQWRGQRSEFGGGDGQPGSSRDPDGGVGDGGGWGVPKLQVLVELDRRTLDSLVAVWCLWAMHLHHEATAPKKTWEDRLTLMARKRPEGTPQGGFYTMKF; encoded by the exons ATGTCATTCGCACCCCCACCTTacctcccgcccccaccaaaagacaaccctcccaccatctcccacGGTGCCCTCCCAACCGAAGAACCTCCAGCCTACTCCCAGCTAGAATCAACAACCCTCGACCCGAACGACCCAATGCCCCCAGCCACCTTTTCCGTCCACGGCCGCTTCATCTacgcctccccctccccctccacaccccCGAGCTCAGACCCCTCCTACCAAACCGATTACCCCATCCTGACACCCACACATGGTTCTCGAACAGTCGACTTTCAGCGCGTGCAGTACAGGTACCGAGCCTCCAACGCCACCGGCAGGCCCGTCATCTCCCACCGCGGCAAAGACCTCTACACCCTGTCCCACCACCTGCCCATCCTGGGGATGCCCTTCCAGGCTATGGCCGTTCCCAAGAGTCGAAAGACGCTTGGAGAGGTGCATATTGCCAAGTCGCCTGCTTTCCACACGGGGTACCGCGCGAATAGGGTATTGCCTGATCATGAGGTTGCcaggttggagaggaagggggagaaggtgccGAGGGAGTATCACTTTCAGatcaaggaggggggggctgAGAGATGGGTGTGGAAAGATTCGAATGGAAGGGCGGTGGCCTTTCAGTGGAGGGGGCAAAGAAGTGagtttggcggtggtgatggtcagCCGGGGAGTAGTCGGGATccggatgggggggttggtgatggggggggatggggggtcCCCAAGCTCCAGGTTCTGGTGGAGTTAGACAGGAGGACGCTGGATAGTTTGGTGGCGGTGTGGTGTCTCTGGGCGATGCATTTGCATCATGAGGCTACGGCGCCCAAAAAGACCTGGGAAGATC GATTGACCttgatggcgaggaagagaccGGAGGGTACGCCACAGGGGGGCTTTTATACTATGAAGTTTTAA